One Dictyoglomus thermophilum H-6-12 DNA window includes the following coding sequences:
- a CDS encoding ABC transporter substrate-binding protein, with protein sequence MKCFKFLSILLIFILIFGNTIVGQKKYNESPMTAALVKEGKLPPVEQRLPKNPIVVKPLEEVGVYGGTLRRAWMGPGDRWGIAKICYDANNLMRWASDSKTILPWLVEKYTISKDGRVFTFKLREGLKWSDGQPMTTDDVIFWYEDVIGNEELTPTFPSAFVQDGVRAKFVKVDNYTFRIEFKNPNPMFIYTFPTQGWFIDNSKGSFAFYAPKHYLMQFHPKYTPKDKLEALAKQKGFNKWYELFQFMIDYIQNPDLPTMSPWKIVSKSPNEPAFVMERNPYYPVVDTEGNQLPYIDRVVHYLVSDAEMINMKAVAGEIDFQARHMRLPNYTLFMQNKEKGNYRILVWRTGTGADPAIYLNQNVKDPVKRKLFQDVRFRQALSLAINREEINKILFFGLGVPMQAAIPPGSAYYDKAWAQAYAQYDPGRAKILLDAMGLKVGKDGFRIGPDGKPIELVVSFTTYPGSANMSTMELIKSYWEAIGIKTIIKQVDRSLYTTQCNSGDIEIGVWVLDRMSNVAISPGRLLGTWTDGPWAPLYARWYWTKGQEGEEPTGDIRKIYDLWDEFNRTVDARRRDTIIRQIIALHRKNIWIIGTVGGIPQLVIVNNKLRNVPDGILWDDPFRSELNSFPEQFFFKQ encoded by the coding sequence ATGAAATGTTTTAAATTCCTAAGCATTCTTTTAATCTTCATATTAATTTTTGGGAACACTATTGTAGGACAGAAAAAATATAATGAGTCTCCTATGACTGCCGCTCTTGTAAAGGAAGGAAAACTTCCACCGGTAGAGCAGAGATTACCTAAGAATCCTATTGTGGTTAAACCTTTAGAAGAAGTAGGAGTTTATGGTGGAACCCTTAGGAGAGCTTGGATGGGGCCTGGAGATAGATGGGGAATAGCTAAGATTTGCTATGATGCAAATAACTTGATGAGATGGGCATCAGATAGTAAGACCATTCTTCCATGGTTGGTAGAGAAATATACAATTTCTAAAGACGGTAGAGTTTTCACTTTTAAGTTAAGAGAGGGTTTGAAGTGGTCCGATGGTCAGCCTATGACTACCGACGATGTAATATTCTGGTACGAGGATGTAATTGGAAATGAAGAGTTAACTCCTACTTTTCCTTCTGCTTTTGTCCAAGATGGTGTTAGGGCTAAATTTGTAAAAGTAGATAATTACACTTTTAGAATTGAGTTTAAGAATCCAAATCCAATGTTTATTTATACTTTCCCTACCCAGGGATGGTTTATTGACAACTCAAAAGGTTCTTTTGCTTTCTATGCTCCAAAACATTACTTAATGCAGTTCCATCCGAAATATACTCCAAAGGATAAGCTGGAGGCTCTCGCAAAGCAGAAAGGTTTTAATAAATGGTATGAATTATTCCAGTTTATGATCGATTATATTCAGAATCCTGATTTGCCTACCATGTCTCCTTGGAAGATTGTAAGTAAGAGTCCCAATGAACCAGCGTTTGTAATGGAGAGAAATCCATACTATCCTGTAGTAGACACTGAGGGAAATCAATTGCCCTATATTGATAGAGTAGTTCATTATCTTGTAAGTGATGCAGAGATGATTAATATGAAGGCTGTGGCAGGAGAGATAGATTTTCAGGCTCGCCACATGAGATTGCCTAACTATACGTTATTTATGCAGAATAAAGAAAAAGGTAATTATAGGATTCTTGTATGGAGAACAGGCACAGGTGCAGACCCAGCCATATATTTGAACCAAAACGTAAAGGATCCAGTAAAAAGAAAGTTATTCCAGGATGTGAGGTTTAGACAAGCACTTTCTCTTGCCATAAATAGAGAAGAAATAAACAAGATTTTATTCTTTGGACTTGGAGTGCCAATGCAGGCAGCTATTCCACCAGGCTCCGCCTATTATGATAAGGCATGGGCTCAAGCATATGCTCAATATGATCCTGGAAGAGCCAAAATATTACTTGATGCTATGGGACTTAAAGTTGGTAAGGATGGATTTAGAATTGGTCCTGACGGAAAACCAATTGAGCTTGTGGTAAGTTTTACCACATATCCTGGTAGTGCTAATATGAGTACTATGGAGCTTATCAAGAGTTATTGGGAAGCGATCGGTATTAAGACCATTATAAAGCAAGTGGATAGGAGTTTGTATACTACTCAATGTAACTCGGGAGATATAGAAATAGGAGTCTGGGTTTTGGATAGAATGAGCAATGTAGCCATATCTCCAGGAAGACTTCTTGGTACATGGACCGATGGGCCATGGGCACCACTTTACGCAAGATGGTATTGGACTAAGGGACAAGAAGGAGAGGAGCCTACAGGTGATATAAGAAAGATCTATGATCTATGGGATGAATTCAATAGAACCGTTGACGCAAGAAGGAGAGACACAATTATAAGACAGATTATAGCTTTACATAGAAAGAACATATGGATAATTGGAACCGTAGGAGGTATTCCTCAACTGGTAATAGTGAACAACAAGCTAAGAAATGTACCAGATGGGATACTTTGGGATGACCCATTTAGATCTGAGTTGAATTCTTTCCCTGAGCAATTTTTCTTTAAACAGTAA
- a CDS encoding ABC transporter ATP-binding protein, with translation MDNLLLEVRNLKKYFPVTKGFLRKKVATIRAVDDISFFIREGETLGLVGESGCGKTTTGKVILRAYDPTDGDVILHIDGKEVNVAKLSPKELKDVRKYMQMIFQDPFKSLNPRMTVRDIIGEPLIVNNIAKGKDLDDRVADLMKKVGLRPEYMKRYPHAFSGGQRQRISIARALALNPKLVVCDEPVSALDVSIQAQVLNLLMDLQQEFKLTYLFISHDLSVVEHICDRVAVMYVGKIVELAKTEEIFESPKHPYTEALLSAVPKPDPKLKTRRILLKGEVPDASNPPLGCYFHPRCNYAKDICREVRPELIDVGNEHYVACHFAKELTLSGVPIS, from the coding sequence TAGAGGTAAGAAATCTGAAAAAGTACTTTCCAGTGACCAAAGGTTTTTTGAGGAAAAAAGTAGCAACAATAAGAGCTGTGGATGACATAAGTTTTTTTATTAGAGAAGGAGAAACGCTTGGCCTTGTAGGAGAGTCTGGCTGTGGTAAGACTACTACAGGAAAAGTAATTTTGAGGGCTTATGACCCTACCGATGGGGATGTAATACTACATATAGATGGAAAAGAGGTAAATGTGGCAAAGCTTTCTCCAAAAGAGTTGAAAGATGTAAGAAAATATATGCAAATGATATTTCAAGATCCTTTTAAATCTTTAAACCCTCGAATGACAGTGAGGGACATTATAGGAGAACCTCTGATTGTAAATAATATAGCAAAAGGCAAAGATCTTGATGATAGAGTGGCAGATCTCATGAAAAAAGTAGGCCTAAGACCAGAATATATGAAGAGGTATCCTCATGCTTTTTCGGGAGGACAAAGACAGAGGATAAGTATTGCAAGAGCACTTGCTTTAAACCCTAAGCTTGTAGTTTGTGACGAGCCTGTTTCTGCTCTTGACGTTTCTATTCAAGCTCAAGTTTTAAACTTGCTTATGGATCTTCAGCAGGAATTTAAGTTAACTTATCTTTTTATTTCCCATGATCTTTCGGTGGTAGAGCATATATGTGATAGAGTAGCAGTAATGTATGTAGGAAAGATTGTAGAATTAGCAAAAACGGAAGAAATTTTTGAAAGTCCTAAGCATCCATATACCGAAGCATTACTTTCTGCGGTTCCTAAACCAGATCCTAAACTTAAGACTCGCAGAATTTTACTAAAGGGTGAGGTTCCTGATGCTTCCAATCCTCCTTTGGGTTGTTATTTCCATCCAAGATGCAACTACGCAAAGGATATCTGTAGGGAGGTGAGACCTGAGTTAATTGATGTTGGCAATGAACATTATGTGGCATGCCATTTTGCTAAAGAATTAACTTTAAGTGGTGTGCCTATAAGTTAA
- a CDS encoding carbohydrate binding domain-containing protein, giving the protein MCKKLFSILLVLGFVFIIAGCTPKETAVQTTVPQEAVKEVAKEVPNVPNAILITTFESGKTEGWTPNGEGVSVAVVDKDAHTGKYSLYVTGRTAGWNGAQIQLKDILKPGKVYSISVWVKHNSDLPQHVGITMRRKYDSDSSTQYDWIKHDNEVPGGKWVELAGTYQIPAGVNILDLALYVEIPSNPNLDFYIDDVVIVEGKQGFRITPEIFDLFAKYFRTYLN; this is encoded by the coding sequence ATGTGTAAAAAGCTTTTTAGCATCCTTTTAGTGTTAGGATTTGTTTTTATAATTGCTGGTTGTACTCCTAAAGAGACTGCTGTACAAACTACTGTACCTCAGGAAGCTGTAAAGGAAGTAGCAAAGGAAGTTCCTAATGTGCCTAATGCTATTCTTATCACTACTTTTGAATCTGGAAAGACTGAAGGGTGGACTCCTAATGGAGAGGGAGTGTCTGTAGCTGTAGTGGATAAAGATGCTCATACAGGGAAATATAGCTTATATGTCACAGGAAGAACCGCAGGTTGGAACGGGGCTCAAATTCAATTAAAAGATATTTTGAAACCAGGTAAGGTTTATAGTATATCTGTATGGGTAAAACATAATTCAGATTTACCACAGCATGTTGGTATTACAATGAGAAGAAAATATGACAGTGATAGTAGTACTCAATATGATTGGATAAAGCATGACAATGAGGTGCCAGGTGGTAAATGGGTAGAGCTTGCAGGGACTTATCAGATACCTGCTGGGGTTAATATACTTGACTTAGCTTTATATGTAGAGATCCCCAGTAATCCCAATCTTGATTTTTATATTGATGATGTGGTAATAGTGGAAGGAAAACAAGGCTTTAGAATAACTCCTGAGATTTTTGATTTGTTTGCAAAATATTTTAGAACTTATTTAAACTAA
- a CDS encoding ribonucleoside triphosphate reductase, with translation MIGNLNNLIKEYLTREDWRVNENSNMGYSLQGLNYYLYSSLIARYWLEEIYPQEISRAHQNGDFHIHDLGSLSVYCVGWDLEDLLLKGFGGVEGKVASKPAKHFRTALGQIVNFMFTLQGEAAGAIAFSNFDTFLAPFIAYDGLTYKEVKQAMQEFIFNLNIPTRTGFQTPFTNLSFDLVVPQDLKDKKVIIGGERKEATYGEFQREMDLLNEAFAEVMIEGDANGRIFTFPIPTYSITKDFPWDKSNLTKIWEMTAKYGTPYFSNFVNSDMDPSDVRSMCCRLRLDNSMVRQRALSFTLNTNTKNVDELKHRGGGLFGANPLTGSIGVVTINMPRLGYLSKTEEEFFERLSYLMELAKESLEIKRQVIEDLTHKNLYPYSKYYLSGVYELTGQYWGNHFATIGLIGMHEACVNFLGEGIETSAGREFTIKVLKFMREKLIEFQKETNNLYNLEATPGEGTSYRLARIDKNKYPDIYTSGSNEPFYTNSTQLPVDYSADPFEVLEHQDEIQSLYTGGTVLHIFLGEALEDIEMVKEAVKLITSNYRLPYFTLTPTFSICPEHGYIRGAHEKCPTCGKGTEIYSRVVGYYRPVKSWNKGKQEEFRLRKTFILALKERRKIENLRLPGI, from the coding sequence ATGATTGGTAATCTGAATAACTTAATAAAAGAGTATTTAACAAGAGAAGATTGGAGAGTAAATGAAAACTCAAATATGGGTTATTCTCTCCAAGGATTAAACTACTACTTATATTCTTCTCTAATTGCAAGATATTGGCTTGAGGAAATATACCCCCAAGAAATATCTCGAGCACACCAAAATGGAGATTTTCACATTCATGACTTGGGATCTCTTTCGGTTTATTGCGTTGGATGGGATCTTGAAGATTTACTCCTAAAGGGCTTTGGAGGGGTAGAAGGTAAGGTAGCAAGTAAACCTGCAAAACATTTTAGAACAGCCTTGGGTCAAATAGTAAACTTTATGTTTACTTTACAAGGAGAAGCAGCAGGAGCCATAGCCTTTTCTAATTTTGATACATTCCTTGCTCCCTTCATAGCCTACGATGGTCTTACTTATAAGGAAGTAAAACAAGCCATGCAAGAGTTCATATTTAACTTAAACATACCTACAAGAACTGGCTTCCAAACACCCTTTACTAACCTAAGCTTTGACCTTGTAGTACCTCAAGATTTAAAAGACAAAAAAGTAATAATAGGAGGAGAAAGAAAAGAGGCTACTTACGGAGAATTTCAAAGGGAGATGGATCTTTTAAACGAGGCTTTTGCAGAAGTAATGATAGAGGGAGATGCTAATGGAAGAATATTTACCTTCCCAATTCCTACTTATAGCATAACCAAAGATTTTCCATGGGATAAATCAAACCTTACAAAAATCTGGGAAATGACTGCTAAGTATGGAACTCCATACTTTTCTAACTTTGTAAATTCAGATATGGATCCTTCTGATGTAAGATCCATGTGTTGTAGATTGAGACTTGACAACTCTATGGTAAGACAGAGAGCTCTAAGCTTTACTTTAAATACCAACACAAAGAATGTGGATGAACTAAAACATAGAGGCGGAGGACTATTTGGAGCTAATCCCTTAACAGGAAGTATTGGTGTAGTAACTATCAACATGCCAAGACTGGGATATCTCTCGAAAACTGAGGAGGAATTTTTTGAAAGATTATCTTATCTTATGGAACTTGCAAAAGAAAGCTTAGAAATTAAGAGACAAGTTATTGAAGATCTAACTCATAAAAACCTATATCCTTACTCCAAATATTACTTATCTGGAGTTTATGAGCTAACAGGACAATACTGGGGTAACCACTTTGCTACTATCGGACTTATCGGAATGCATGAGGCTTGTGTAAACTTCTTAGGAGAAGGAATAGAGACTTCTGCAGGAAGAGAATTTACCATAAAGGTATTGAAATTCATGAGAGAAAAATTAATAGAATTTCAGAAAGAGACAAACAATTTATACAACTTAGAAGCCACACCTGGAGAGGGCACTTCTTACAGACTTGCAAGGATAGACAAGAATAAATACCCTGACATTTATACTTCAGGAAGCAATGAACCTTTTTATACCAATTCTACTCAGCTTCCCGTAGATTACTCTGCAGATCCTTTTGAAGTCTTAGAACACCAAGATGAGATCCAAAGTCTCTACACAGGTGGTACAGTACTTCATATCTTTTTAGGAGAGGCATTAGAAGACATAGAAATGGTTAAAGAAGCAGTAAAATTAATCACTTCAAATTATAGACTTCCTTACTTTACCCTTACACCTACCTTCAGTATATGCCCAGAGCATGGCTATATAAGAGGGGCTCATGAAAAATGTCCAACTTGTGGAAAAGGAACAGAGATATACTCAAGAGTTGTAGGATATTACCGACCTGTAAAAAGTTGGAACAAAGGAAAGCAAGAAGAATTTAGGTTAAGAAAGACCTTTATTTTAGCATTAAAGGAGAGGAGAAAAATTGAAAATCTCAGGCTACCTGGGATTTAG
- a CDS encoding anaerobic ribonucleoside-triphosphate reductase activating protein — translation MKISGYLGFSLIDYPGIPSFVIFTQGCNFKCPFCHNPELISQRKKGQYSEEFILEEIDRRRKLIKGVVITGGEPTLQEDLPSFLFKIKKKRLLIKLDTNGSNPKMLIEIIKSNLVDYVAMDFKTSPSKYHKAIGLTENETKKYLKNIFESLKILRENKIKFEIRTTVVPEIVEEEDLIEIRKIIGENTLYFLQPFKNDKTLSYEFKNKNPYPEEMLEKYSATIKSKLR, via the coding sequence TTGAAAATCTCAGGCTACCTGGGATTTAGTCTAATAGATTACCCTGGAATACCAAGCTTTGTAATATTTACACAGGGATGTAATTTTAAATGTCCCTTCTGCCATAATCCTGAGCTAATATCTCAAAGAAAGAAGGGACAATACTCTGAGGAATTCATATTAGAAGAGATTGATAGAAGAAGAAAATTAATTAAAGGAGTTGTGATCACAGGAGGGGAGCCTACTCTTCAGGAGGATCTCCCCTCCTTTCTTTTTAAAATTAAGAAGAAAAGACTTCTAATAAAACTTGACACCAATGGTTCAAATCCAAAAATGCTTATAGAAATTATAAAAAGTAACCTTGTAGATTATGTAGCAATGGATTTCAAAACCTCCCCCTCTAAATATCACAAGGCCATAGGTCTAACAGAGAACGAGACAAAAAAATATCTCAAAAATATCTTTGAATCCTTAAAGATACTGAGAGAGAACAAAATAAAATTTGAAATAAGGACCACTGTGGTACCTGAAATTGTGGAAGAAGAAGATCTTATTGAAATAAGAAAAATAATTGGAGAAAATACTCTGTATTTTCTTCAGCCTTTTAAAAATGACAAAACCCTAAGTTACGAGTTTAAAAACAAAAATCCATATCCTGAAGAGATGTTAGAGAAATACTCAGCTACCATAAAAAGCAAGTTAAGATAG
- a CDS encoding DUF4388 domain-containing protein, with protein MGLSGDLKSVSLWEVMEILSFSRKTGRLQLTKDKKKTDVYFEDGKIKHIKADNCEDEEAVLHLALWKDGTFAFYPDEKAPKSNLNLDPLHILVDVSKDIDLMEYLGDLIFLFVNAANLLEEERKVGELFDGIRSTKDIILNSPYGEYRTLRVIEKLRKNKNLLRIDDNINLFWTYTFWRYFVFTLEKENERDFRKKWSEQLNKLTTYKLVFEILTKDKKVEWYNVYPLIKDAPPDDYFNVIKEVFHFIENYRKLEINNVIDTGKIIFLSQELEPFMSKIYVPIKYSDIIEENIVLWALDGRRTLKDVENVLPFGELRKLQLIKSVLDKKLTLPLGDNIKLDLLNYFFMSWQEMILEFEKSGKRDEFVKEWDRFISESLSDVKHLFSYLPSESRQNFPYFYRNIASSQEEELRAFLKEAIKIILDFASQVLSKEKIDSIIDKVIDHAKRYASNNLVETAQRLISEVYVI; from the coding sequence ATGGGACTTAGTGGAGATTTGAAGAGTGTCTCCTTGTGGGAGGTTATGGAGATATTATCCTTTAGCAGAAAGACTGGTAGATTACAACTTACAAAAGATAAAAAAAAGACTGATGTGTATTTTGAGGATGGAAAAATAAAGCATATTAAGGCAGACAACTGCGAAGATGAGGAGGCTGTTTTACATCTTGCTCTCTGGAAAGATGGGACTTTTGCCTTTTATCCTGATGAAAAAGCTCCTAAGTCTAATTTAAATCTTGATCCTCTTCACATTTTAGTAGATGTTTCAAAAGACATTGATTTGATGGAGTATTTGGGAGATTTGATATTTCTCTTTGTAAATGCTGCTAATTTATTGGAGGAAGAGAGAAAAGTAGGCGAACTATTTGATGGAATCAGATCAACGAAGGATATAATTTTGAATTCTCCTTATGGAGAGTATAGAACTCTTAGGGTAATTGAGAAATTGAGAAAGAATAAGAATCTTCTAAGAATTGATGATAACATCAACTTATTCTGGACCTACACTTTCTGGAGATACTTCGTATTTACCTTGGAGAAGGAGAATGAACGGGATTTTAGAAAAAAATGGTCTGAGCAATTGAATAAATTAACTACTTATAAACTTGTTTTTGAAATACTTACTAAGGATAAAAAAGTGGAGTGGTATAATGTTTACCCCTTAATTAAGGATGCTCCTCCTGATGATTATTTTAATGTGATAAAAGAAGTATTCCATTTTATAGAGAATTATAGGAAGCTCGAGATCAATAATGTTATTGATACAGGAAAGATTATATTCTTATCTCAAGAACTGGAACCTTTTATGTCTAAAATTTATGTACCTATAAAATATAGTGACATAATTGAAGAGAATATTGTGCTATGGGCTCTTGATGGAAGAAGAACCCTTAAAGATGTGGAAAACGTCTTACCTTTTGGAGAGTTGAGAAAGCTTCAGTTGATAAAATCTGTCCTTGATAAGAAATTAACATTACCTTTAGGAGATAATATAAAGCTTGATCTTTTAAATTACTTCTTCATGTCTTGGCAGGAGATGATTTTAGAGTTTGAGAAATCAGGTAAGAGAGATGAGTTTGTAAAAGAATGGGATAGATTTATTTCAGAAAGTCTATCTGATGTTAAACATTTATTCTCTTATCTTCCTTCAGAGTCAAGGCAAAATTTCCCATATTTTTATAGAAATATTGCAAGCTCACAAGAAGAAGAGTTGAGAGCATTTTTGAAAGAGGCAATTAAAATAATTTTAGATTTTGCTTCTCAAGTTTTATCTAAAGAGAAAATTGATAGCATTATTGATAAAGTTATAGATCATGCCAAAAGATATGCCTCAAATAACTTGGTAGAGACGGCCCAGAGACTGATTTCTGAGGTATATGTAATTTAA
- a CDS encoding MFS transporter, translating to MKSIRIDFFVKILVLLSVGGIGLSFFQAFRGFSLIFFINKFVASKSQIGVLLSLGSLVGIFIPPFVGFLSDKLKRIIKGRKYLIVFSLLFLSLSIYFLEKTKNVTELFLYLTLTYVFFYSAISLYQTLVPDLFSRDFFARATGVLNFASQFFQGVYIFIVVISHASNLTFALLKWSIFLSAIIFFFIPEKESKVSLQNFTVNIEFLKGRFWFTLFLLQFFVWYGISSVSSFILLFFQDALSASLSEYIVVLVIFGVLTALSTFFSGFIADKFPKEKLSAIFLALFGISSFLFSQAQRINMAFIASVIYGISLGSLTVIPYSLILSYIPKDKEGSIVGINTLVVSASQVIAYLTSGVLIDILGYRANFLQGLLSTIFGLLVLRKITNTPKLS from the coding sequence GTGAAGAGTATAAGGATAGATTTTTTTGTAAAAATTTTAGTGCTTCTGAGTGTTGGGGGAATTGGTCTTTCCTTTTTTCAAGCTTTTCGTGGTTTTTCTTTGATATTTTTTATAAACAAGTTTGTTGCTTCAAAGTCCCAAATAGGAGTTTTACTTTCTTTGGGAAGTTTAGTAGGTATCTTTATACCACCTTTTGTAGGTTTTTTATCGGACAAGTTAAAAAGAATAATAAAAGGTAGAAAATATCTAATTGTTTTTTCTCTTCTTTTTCTTTCTCTATCTATATATTTTTTAGAAAAGACAAAAAATGTTACAGAGTTATTTCTCTACTTAACTTTAACTTATGTATTTTTTTACTCTGCTATCTCACTGTATCAAACTTTGGTTCCTGACCTTTTTAGCAGAGATTTTTTTGCAAGGGCTACAGGTGTTCTAAATTTTGCCTCTCAATTTTTCCAAGGGGTATATATTTTTATAGTTGTTATTTCTCACGCTTCTAACTTGACTTTTGCTTTGTTAAAGTGGAGTATTTTTTTGTCTGCAATAATTTTCTTTTTTATACCTGAGAAGGAGAGTAAAGTAAGTCTCCAAAATTTTACTGTAAACATAGAGTTCTTAAAGGGAAGATTTTGGTTCACACTTTTCCTTTTACAATTTTTTGTTTGGTATGGTATCTCCTCTGTAAGCTCTTTTATATTACTTTTCTTTCAAGATGCTCTTTCAGCTTCCTTAAGTGAGTATATAGTTGTGTTAGTTATTTTTGGGGTTTTAACGGCTTTGTCTACCTTTTTTTCAGGTTTTATTGCTGACAAGTTTCCTAAAGAGAAGCTTTCAGCGATTTTTCTTGCTCTATTTGGTATAAGTAGTTTTTTATTTTCGCAAGCTCAAAGGATAAATATGGCTTTTATAGCTTCGGTGATTTATGGAATAAGCCTTGGTTCTCTTACAGTAATTCCTTACAGTTTGATACTTAGCTATATTCCAAAGGATAAAGAAGGAAGTATAGTAGGAATAAATACGTTAGTAGTTTCTGCTTCTCAGGTTATTGCTTACTTAACCTCAGGTGTGTTGATCGATATTTTAGGTTATAGGGCTAATTTTCTTCAGGGGCTACTTTCTACTATATTTGGTCTATTGGTTCTTAGAAAGATCACAAATACACCAAAACTATCTTAA